TAGATGCATTTGTCCCCCcaagtaaaacataaaatcagatttgattctgacaaaatgaaaaacatttgcacCATAAAATTGATACAGACAAGACAAAATTAGGGGcagaaatgcaagaaattatgTGTTTGAAACCTGATTCAATGTCAGTTTCCTTTTGCtacgttcagatgcctttcataatcTGTTTgacccttagaaacctgagcaaattggtgtgatttcctttgaaaacatttggaaaaggTAATGAACAACtggacaagaaatgtcccatgaattgcaagaaattaggaaaaaaaggtaaaaaaaaaaaaaaaagttttagaaaaagaagggaaaatgagttttaaaagaataaccaatcttgtttctttttacttattatttgcctatttttgggccatgtcttggtaagttgctctttgccttctcccATCAAAATGTTCTGGCAGAGAGGACCCCAGGCCTACACATATGAAACAGGGTTTCATAGGGAGAGGGTACACATATGAAACAGGGTTTCATATGTGTACCCTCTCAAAATTTCAACAAAACTTGCAGTCTTGTGTCAGTCAATCATCCAGTCACTTTTAGACATGTCAGCCAAAATCCAGGCCACTGTTAATATATGCTGTCTGTACAGGATAATAGAGCCACATGATGGTGTTGATACTATTATAAAGACAGGGAGACAGCAGAAAGTGCTTGACATTTAAAAGgatgtttaaatataaaagaagtCAGACATGTGAGCCTGATCAGCTCTATAGCTGAACACACATAACCCATGTAATGTATTCTCCAGTGGCTTTGTCCACGGGAGTCTAGTCagattgcttttcttttttaaaactttcactTCCTCGCTGCAAGTGCACTGAGCAAATGCTAATACCAGACCACTGctggcttattttttttcttcagctctGTCACTTATTGATACCGTGGGACACAGGCAGGATTGATGTTCTCGCTGTTAATAGTGTAGCAGGCAATACTTGGGGCTATCGATCCCACCCCCTTTTCTATCCTCTGTCCCTACAATGCGCTCCATCTCCACCCATGGAATATGATTAAAGGGCTATGGCATCATGGGGAAATAAATAGAGTGGCTAAATGAGATGAACACGTATTGATGAGTGTAGTGTGATGCTTTTCTGCTGGTTTTGAATTGgagatgcacaaaaaacacagcaggagggagggaggaatcCAGATAATGACTCATGTCCTTTTAAATGCAGGAAGAGCTGTTTCAACCTCATTAGATGAATTTAACTGTCATTACTGCTGGTGAATAACAAAGGATGTGCGGAAATGGTTGACCTCTTAGTGTCTCTCCATGCAGGAAAACTCTCTCTTCACCTGCTgacctttttctcctcctcctcaataTCATAATCTCACCTGTCAGTACTTTGATTGCATGTGTTTGAAGGGTTTGTAAAAAGAGAGAGCTTCATCTTTTCCACACTGACCCTTTTTCTCTCAATCTGTCAGTTcctcctggtgtgtgtgtgtgtgtgtgtgtgtgattgggaCCTGGTGTGTGTCAGCGTGCTATGGTGAGGCGATGTGCACAGGCTGGCGTGAGGAGAGATGTATACCAGCGTCAGTGGAGGAAGACGGAGAGGTAAAGGAGCTGATCTTCATTCATGGCTGCATGTCTCGCTCTTACTCTCGGTTCTGTGGGGCCAAGTGTCCCCTCAGTGCCCGGAGAGCTGCCACTGCGCCTGGGACACGGCCACGGTGCTGTGCTCTGACGCCGGGCTGCGAGAGATCCCAGAGGGGATACCACCAGAAACTGTGTCCCTTCACCTGGATCGCAACTACATCCGGAACATCCCCGAGAGTGCCTTCAGTGACCTGGTCCACCTGCGTGACCTGTACCTGTCCCACAACCGCATCGATTCGCTCGCCTCGGGGGCCCTGCGGCACCTGGGGCCCGAGCTACGCCTGCTGGACCTCTCACACAACCAGCTGAGGCAGGCCAGCAGGGAGGAGTTCGGCACCACTCGCGCAAAGACACGCCTCTACCATAACCCCTGGCACTGTGACTGCGCCCTCCAGGAGCTGATGGAGACTCTGAACCTGGAGCCTGAGACAGTGAATGGGATTGTGTGTGAGAGCTCTGTGAGGGGGGTCGGCGAGGGCAGCAGGTGGGAGGACCCAGGGTCGCAGGGCGAGCACGCAGGTCAACCACTGGTCAAACTGTTGGATTCTGGGGTGAATTTCTGCAGCCTCCAGCGGAAAACCACTGATGTAGCGATGCTGGTGACAATGTTTGTGTGGTTCTTCATGGTCATCGTGTATGTGGTGTACTATGTGAGGCAGAACCAGGCCGAGGCCCGCAGGCATTTGGAGTACCTGAAAAGTTTACCCAGCCCGCGCAAGACccccacagagacagacactcTGAGCACTGGTTTCTGAACTCCTGCTCAGCTGCAGTTTTGATGGAATTAGAagcaaatagtgttttttttttttggagagcgACTGATAAACTTCAAAATGCTGTGTGGAGTTACTGGAAAATGCTGATCCAGAGGAAATTAACCCTTTACAGATGACTTTTGTGATTACATTTGTTAAAACTGAGCCCCactttctttatatttctttaccttttgcatttttttcaatttaaagttCCAGTGTGTTGGGTTTAGGGGGTTATATTGAAATTGAACTTGATATAAGAATGTTTTCTGTACtgtacctgaaaatgagaattgtgcttttgttacctttgaATGAGGTCTTTATATCCACAAAGGGAGCAGGCCCTCATCCATTCGATGTGTTTGAGACACCTGGATGCAGCATAGGGGGTCCTAATTATACCTACAAAAGTTGCATAGTGGTgcatgatataaaaaaaaaaagctctatttccaCGGTATGAAATTAACCGAATCTTCTACATTGTGAGGCCCATAGTAAGGGTATTAAAGATGTATGGTGGCCGTGTGCAGCCAAATATGACTGAGCAGCAAATTTGCAATTTGGTGTTCCACTGAATTGAatgaggataaaatgatttaatcttgcagctcttctagactttcatatgttattggaccaaatagatcaaatcctgatagtgtAATGAATTGTTTTTCAGGGGTTTGAGATTCAAAAAAAGTGTACCTATTGATTTTGAGACATCTCTTTCACATTGTAAATCTATGTGGAAAAGCTTTTGGGGCCAAACGGTATCACAGTGTAATTCCACTATATAAAACTGGCTTTTAAGCCTGGCGCTGTTTCTGGTGTTTTGCCTTGTCCATGGAATCtaccatgttgcaccgccatgtttctacagtagcccaaatggacaaaccaaacactggccctAGATAGGAGTCATTCGTGTTTACACGTCAGCaaagttagcagcccctccatgaCAAAGAGTGCTGgaaaaacattgctttttttaaatgtgaaactgctttattctttgtttatacccctttaaatcactgggtccttttgttttggagagaaagagacatttgTGGACAatttggctccctgtaaaaacctcctgaacaactAACACAGAAGGAATTTTACCTGGaggagtttcagctggttgcaatctggaatcctcactgctaaatgccactaaatcttacacactgttcctttactgaacaaaatgtgtttactTATTATACACTAAGAAAAGActggaaactgaaaaaaggagCAGAAGATGAAAGAATGAAGTAAGACTGTGGAAAAGGACTTTGAACTATTATAACCTTCAATCACCCTCTGTActccctctctccgtctctaTTCTTCTTTCTCCATGCCCCATACTGCGGTCTTTTATCTTTCATTAAGCTCTAATTAGGAGTCTTTGACCAACTGACCCTTAATGAAAACTCGAAAGCCACTAATCAGCTGGAGTGTGTGCATCAGGTCGGAAAGGGAGAGAGTACAAACTCAAATTTGTGTCTTCATCtaattgcttgtttttgcatgtgagtgtgtgagtgtggatttttttttttttgcattggtacgggccattttttctttgataacaCTGATTTTTCATGGATGCTATTTAAGCCTGACTCAATCCATGGTCACTAAGCCAGTGGTTTTGCTGCCAGTAGAGAACTGCCGGTCTAAATTTAGTCCTCTCAGGAAGCCATTAGAGCTGCAGGTGAACGGTTTTGTCTCCAAGCTGCAGCAATCAGCACTAAAATATCTGGATAGCTTGTCACTGTTTGCTACAGAGACATTTCAGCCAGATTTAGGAATGGATCGTTGTCAAAAAATAGATTAGTATAGCCATTTATCCCGAGAGAAGCTGTTAGTTTAGCTTTAATTAATCTCTTGAGTCCTGCTTTCAGTCCTCTCGACACTGATTGCTGTGTACAAATTGTCCCGTCTCCCATTTTCCACATAGGCTTTATCataattgatttcttttcaagccaccataaaaaaataagcaaaaacactCTGATAATAAATGGAAtcattttctcagtttgtgTATTTAACGCTTGCAGTGGTAGAATTAATGTAATTTGTGACGTGTATAGCTACTGAACATACACTGAATATGGAACGAAACAGTGGC
This DNA window, taken from Plectropomus leopardus isolate mb chromosome 2, YSFRI_Pleo_2.0, whole genome shotgun sequence, encodes the following:
- the LOC121957401 gene encoding LOW QUALITY PROTEIN: leucine-rich repeat-containing protein 3-like (The sequence of the model RefSeq protein was modified relative to this genomic sequence to represent the inferred CDS: deleted 2 bases in 1 codon), producing the protein MCTGWREERCTSVSGGRRRGKGADLHSWLHVSLLLSVLWGQVSPQCPESCHCAWDTATVLCSDAGLREIPEGIPPETVSLHLDRNYIRNIPESAFSDLVHLRDLYLSHNRIDSLASGALRHLGPELRLLDLSHNQLRQASREEFGTTRAKTRLYHNPWHCDCALQELMETLNLEPETVNGIVCESSVRGVGEGSRWEDPGSQGEHAGQPLVKLLDSGVNFCSLQRKTTDVAMLVTMFVWFFMVIVYVVYYVRQNQAEARRHLEYLKSLPSPRKTPTETDTLSTGF